A region of Deinococcus rubellus DNA encodes the following proteins:
- a CDS encoding superoxide dismutase yields the protein MTYTVPPLPYAYDALEPYIDTRTMEIHHDKHHQAYVDNANKALEGSDMANLPVEELITKLDQVPADKKNALRNNAGGHANHSLFWTVLGANGGQPSGELASAIDGAFGSFDAFKEKLEDAGKTRFGSGWAWLVVQNGKLAVVSTANQDSPLMGEAIAGVSGTPILGVDVWEHAYYLNYQNKRPDYLKAFWNVVNWDEVARRYAAAK from the coding sequence ATGACCTATACCGTTCCCCCACTGCCCTACGCCTACGACGCCCTGGAGCCTTACATCGACACCCGCACCATGGAGATTCACCACGACAAGCACCACCAGGCCTATGTGGACAACGCCAATAAGGCGCTCGAAGGCAGTGACATGGCGAACCTGCCCGTTGAGGAACTGATCACCAAGCTCGATCAGGTGCCCGCCGACAAGAAGAATGCCCTGCGCAACAACGCGGGCGGCCACGCCAACCACAGCCTGTTCTGGACGGTGCTGGGTGCGAACGGTGGTCAGCCGAGCGGCGAACTCGCCTCTGCCATTGACGGGGCGTTCGGCTCGTTCGACGCTTTCAAGGAAAAGCTGGAGGACGCGGGCAAGACCCGCTTCGGCTCTGGCTGGGCCTGGCTGGTCGTGCAGAACGGCAAGCTGGCCGTCGTCAGCACGGCCAATCAGGACAGCCCGCTGATGGGCGAGGCCATTGCGGGCGTGTCCGGCACCCCGATTCTGGGTGTGGACGTGTGGGAACATGCCTACTACCTCAACTACCAGAACAAGCGCCCCGATTACCTCAAGGCGTTCTGGAACGTGGTCAACTGGGACGAAGTGGCCCGCCGCTACGCTGCCGCCAAATAA
- a CDS encoding RluA family pseudouridine synthase → MTSEAALIFTAPAGRLDAALSDLSGVSRSQVAQLIEAGQVTVNGQAVLKTSFKLRGGEQLGLVMPPPTSSYVEPEDVPLDVLYEDEFLIALNKPPGMITHPAPGVTSGTLVNALLGRMKLPEQAEFDAEGGYRPGIVHRLDKDTSGVIVVAKTVAAHARLSESFKDRETRKVYLALVAGQWKAEQRVSVDAPIGRHPVQRQRMTVGGAHPREAQTVFVPLAHHPDGHGRVLAMLRCEPRTGRTHQLRVHLQHLGSPILGDKVYGRESEVIGRQALHAWQLTLPHPVTGEALHLLAPPPDDLLSAWVALGGELPPEVLGSAAELAETVTRPV, encoded by the coding sequence ATGACCTCTGAAGCTGCACTCATTTTTACCGCCCCCGCCGGACGCCTTGACGCGGCGCTGAGCGACCTCTCGGGCGTCTCTCGCTCACAGGTGGCGCAACTCATCGAGGCCGGGCAGGTCACGGTCAACGGACAGGCCGTGCTGAAGACCAGTTTCAAGCTGCGCGGCGGCGAACAACTGGGCCTGGTCATGCCCCCGCCGACCAGTTCATATGTCGAGCCGGAGGACGTGCCGCTGGACGTGCTCTACGAGGACGAATTCCTGATCGCCCTCAACAAGCCGCCCGGCATGATCACCCACCCAGCCCCCGGCGTCACGTCCGGCACGCTGGTCAACGCCCTGCTGGGCCGTATGAAGCTGCCGGAGCAGGCCGAGTTCGACGCGGAGGGTGGCTACCGCCCCGGCATCGTCCACCGGCTCGACAAGGACACCAGCGGCGTGATCGTGGTCGCCAAGACGGTGGCGGCGCATGCCCGGCTCTCGGAGAGCTTCAAGGACCGCGAAACCCGCAAGGTGTACCTGGCGCTGGTGGCCGGGCAGTGGAAGGCCGAGCAGCGCGTCAGCGTTGACGCCCCCATCGGGCGGCATCCGGTGCAGCGCCAGCGCATGACGGTGGGCGGCGCACATCCCCGCGAGGCCCAGACCGTGTTCGTGCCGCTGGCGCACCATCCGGACGGGCACGGGCGGGTGCTGGCCATGCTGCGCTGCGAGCCGCGCACCGGGCGCACCCACCAGCTCCGGGTGCATCTCCAGCACCTCGGCAGCCCGATTCTGGGTGACAAGGTGTACGGACGGGAGAGTGAAGTCATCGGGCGGCAGGCCCTGCATGCCTGGCAACTGACTTTGCCGCACCCGGTCACGGGCGAGGCGCTGCACCTGTTGGCCCCGCCGCCGGACGATCTGCTGAGCGCCTGGGTGGCGCTGGGCGGCGAGTTGCCGCCGGAAGTGCTGGGCAGCGCTGCTGAGTTGGCGGAAACAGTGACCAGGCCAGTGTGA
- a CDS encoding GNAT family N-acetyltransferase, with protein sequence MIRTSQSSDAPEIISLLSWMDGAPEREVFAPDARTPDELAFENAGKTCLVAADDLGSVTAFAALSPFQDGLLLEGPLSESPETLPRLLGAALAHNDSQSVYAFAARDNLPVRSALESSGFLPMHSTDFYRLARGKLHPVPALPEGLGLSGRTDPQTYRSLYRAAQDTWSERLHWSEAQLLAHLHSPDVLLSVLMRGGKAVGFAETELDGELARMTYLAVHPAERGQGYGKVLLMHASQAAFERPEISAVQVRAHDHEGPARVLYAHAGFLHCRSVVTYVLEPDGEEA encoded by the coding sequence ATGATTCGCACCTCGCAGTCGAGTGACGCCCCCGAGATCATCAGTTTGCTGTCGTGGATGGACGGCGCGCCCGAGCGTGAGGTCTTCGCCCCCGACGCCCGGACGCCCGACGAACTGGCCTTCGAGAACGCCGGGAAGACCTGCCTGGTGGCCGCCGACGACCTCGGCAGCGTGACGGCCTTTGCCGCGCTCTCGCCGTTTCAGGACGGTCTGCTCCTCGAAGGCCCGCTCTCGGAGTCGCCTGAAACCCTGCCCCGCTTGCTGGGCGCGGCCCTGGCGCACAACGACAGCCAGAGCGTCTACGCCTTCGCCGCCCGCGACAACCTTCCAGTGCGCTCAGCGCTGGAAAGTTCCGGTTTTCTACCGATGCATTCCACCGATTTCTACCGCCTGGCGCGGGGAAAGTTGCACCCGGTGCCCGCGCTGCCGGAGGGTCTGGGCCTCAGCGGGCGCACTGATCCCCAGACCTACCGCTCCCTCTACCGCGCCGCGCAGGACACCTGGAGCGAGCGGCTGCACTGGAGCGAGGCGCAACTCCTGGCCCACCTGCACTCGCCCGACGTGCTGCTGAGCGTGCTGATGCGCGGCGGCAAGGCGGTGGGCTTTGCCGAAACCGAACTCGACGGCGAACTGGCCCGCATGACTTACCTGGCGGTCCACCCGGCGGAGCGCGGCCAGGGCTACGGCAAGGTCTTGCTGATGCACGCGTCTCAGGCGGCCTTCGAGCGCCCCGAGATCAGCGCGGTGCAGGTGCGTGCCCACGACCATGAGGGACCGGCCAGGGTGCTGTACGCCCACGCCGGGTTCCTGCATTGCCGCAGCGTCGTCACTTACGTGCTGGAGCCGGACGGCGAGGAAGCCTGA
- a CDS encoding sensor domain-containing diguanylate cyclase — translation MQAAPLPDTEYARLMALARYSVLDTGPEESFERITRLVSEVLKVPVALINFVDQFRQWGKSCVGMDSSEAGRDISFCAWAILDNEVLVVENAHADPRFADNPMVLGEPHIHLYAGAPLMTPDGHAIGTLCVVDEQPHPFGAREVRLLEGFAAVVMEALELRVRQLELTRQVAASTAQMDDLRRTAAHAETLGAITALFDANFEPEEATLASAELLSQAVNVDWAGLLLCGNETMRLLSAWPAGGVSDFPVPTNLDDHRHGLIGALAGQQQAWFVDDYAAHPQALPEYVAAGVKAVAALPLGKYSDNQYGDGKYVLAVVRNRPQFWRGSDRALFEAAARSIRGSLERRAHLREVEEAAGQDVLTGLGNRRAFDQAIRTLERLAEPYGLLMADLDGLKAVNDQQGHTAGDRLLAQFAAALQAQFLPQAEVYRFGGDEFAVLWPGPLAEDEALGRVRRAVQHLRTDGFPNAGASAGVAYHPRNNGQQTAADLLRLADERMYEAKRRQKVGSGRR, via the coding sequence ATGCAGGCGGCTCCCCTTCCAGACACTGAATACGCCCGGCTGATGGCGCTGGCCCGCTACAGCGTTCTCGATACTGGCCCGGAGGAGAGCTTCGAGCGAATTACCCGGCTGGTGTCCGAGGTGCTCAAGGTGCCGGTGGCGCTGATCAATTTCGTGGACCAGTTCCGGCAGTGGGGCAAGTCCTGCGTGGGCATGGACAGCAGCGAGGCAGGGCGGGATATCTCATTTTGTGCCTGGGCTATCCTGGATAACGAGGTACTGGTGGTTGAAAACGCCCATGCCGATCCCCGTTTTGCAGACAATCCGATGGTTCTGGGTGAGCCGCACATCCATCTGTACGCCGGTGCGCCGCTGATGACGCCGGACGGCCACGCCATCGGCACCCTGTGTGTGGTTGACGAGCAGCCCCACCCCTTCGGTGCCCGCGAGGTCCGGCTGCTCGAAGGCTTCGCGGCAGTGGTCATGGAGGCTCTGGAGCTGCGGGTCCGGCAACTCGAGTTGACCCGTCAGGTGGCGGCCAGCACCGCACAGATGGATGATCTGCGTCGCACCGCCGCCCACGCCGAGACGCTCGGGGCCATCACTGCGCTGTTCGACGCCAACTTCGAGCCGGAGGAAGCCACCCTTGCGAGCGCCGAGCTGCTCAGTCAGGCCGTCAATGTGGACTGGGCGGGTCTGCTGCTGTGTGGAAACGAGACGATGCGGCTCCTGAGTGCCTGGCCAGCCGGTGGGGTGAGTGACTTTCCGGTGCCGACCAATCTGGACGACCACCGGCACGGTCTGATCGGTGCCCTCGCCGGCCAGCAGCAGGCCTGGTTCGTGGACGACTACGCCGCCCATCCCCAGGCGCTCCCCGAGTACGTGGCGGCGGGCGTCAAGGCGGTGGCAGCATTGCCGCTGGGGAAGTACAGTGACAATCAGTACGGCGACGGGAAATACGTGCTGGCGGTGGTGCGCAACAGGCCACAGTTCTGGCGCGGCAGCGACCGGGCGCTGTTTGAGGCGGCGGCCCGCAGCATCCGGGGATCACTGGAGCGCCGGGCCCACCTGCGGGAAGTGGAGGAAGCGGCGGGCCAGGACGTCCTGACCGGGCTGGGCAACCGCCGGGCCTTCGACCAGGCCATTCGCACGCTGGAGCGACTGGCCGAACCCTACGGCCTGCTGATGGCCGATCTGGACGGCCTTAAAGCGGTCAACGACCAGCAGGGCCACACTGCCGGTGACCGCTTGCTCGCACAATTTGCCGCCGCACTCCAGGCCCAGTTCCTGCCGCAGGCCGAGGTCTACCGCTTTGGCGGCGACGAGTTCGCCGTGCTGTGGCCCGGGCCGCTGGCAGAAGACGAGGCGCTGGGCCGCGTGCGCAGGGCTGTGCAGCATCTGCGGACCGACGGGTTTCCCAACGCCGGGGCGAGTGCGGGTGTGGCCTATCACCCCAGGAACAACGGGCAGCAAACTGCCGCCGATCTGCTCCGGCTGGCCGACGAGCGGATGTACGAGGCCAAGCGCCGCCAGAAGGTCGGTTCCGGTCGCCGCTGA
- a CDS encoding DUF4142 domain-containing protein yields the protein MKKSFVLAVLLSAASASAASMLSKTDTTFLTKAAMSNTFELDASQMALSMSKTPADQTFARQMITDHTKLGAEVKAALAKVDPGMMLPSGVSKAQQRMLNKLKTAGKHFDRVYKAEMLSSHAQAVKLFTKYTGSRRANATLKAVAMNGLPTIKMHHDEAKTLPQM from the coding sequence ATGAAAAAAAGTTTTGTTCTGGCCGTACTTCTATCTGCCGCTTCCGCTTCCGCCGCGTCCATGCTCTCGAAAACCGATACCACCTTTCTGACCAAAGCCGCCATGAGCAATACTTTTGAACTTGACGCTTCTCAGATGGCGCTCAGCATGTCCAAGACCCCGGCGGACCAGACTTTCGCCAGGCAGATGATCACTGACCACACCAAGCTCGGCGCGGAGGTCAAGGCGGCGCTGGCCAAAGTGGACCCCGGCATGATGCTGCCCAGCGGCGTCTCGAAGGCCCAGCAGCGGATGCTGAACAAACTCAAGACCGCAGGCAAGCACTTCGACAGGGTCTACAAGGCCGAGATGCTTTCCAGCCACGCCCAGGCCGTGAAACTGTTTACCAAGTACACCGGGTCGCGCCGTGCCAACGCCACCCTCAAAGCGGTGGCCATGAACGGGCTGCCCACCATCAAGATGCACCACGACGAGGCCAAAACCCTGCCGCAGATGTAA